One window of Camelina sativa cultivar DH55 chromosome 4, Cs, whole genome shotgun sequence genomic DNA carries:
- the LOC104782182 gene encoding protein RALF-like 25 has translation MKTFIIILLVIFSILIAGGVEANEPKKKYLNLNRCSRPNPPPGCHQQPHKPRTPVHKYTRGCTKINRCRRHDP, from the coding sequence aTGAAGACATTTATAATAATCTTGTTGGTGATTTTTAGCATCTTGATTGCAGGAGGAGTTGAGGCTAACGAACCGAAGAAGAAATATCTGAACCTCAACCGATGTTCACGTCCTAATCCTCCCCCAGGATGTCATCAACAGCCACATAAACCCCGTACCCCGGTTCACAAATATACACGTGGCTGCACCAAAATCAACCGATGCCGCCGACATGATCCGTAA